In Blastopirellula sediminis, the following proteins share a genomic window:
- a CDS encoding serine/threonine-protein kinase: MSEVDPLHPTREQLESFFHGTLPEEQRQAIEDHVAECDQCCDVLRQTPPDALAERMHAAHSTMLDPTPGARPAVEAPAPQVPPQLRDHPRYRIIRRLGAGGMGVVYQAEHRLMERPVALKVIHGKLVSNEIAIERFRQEVKAAARLSHRNIVTAYDAEQAEDIHFLVMEYIDGVSLAEIVERRGRLSLLHACNFVLQAAQGLQHAHEQGMVHRDIKPQNMMRTSRGIIKILDFGLARLAENETGDGRLTEDFATLGTPDYIAPEQAHDSKSADIRSDIYSLGCTLYFLLAGQVPFPKGTSLDKVISHSERQPTPLIQLRPDVPPEVANIVERMMAKDPAERFQTPAEVVEALRPFGRPDAERSKDEGKTLTGQTMATPLDLTIQPSAKPAISTRTKNRAPNGAKKYWMPLLAGGGIVVLLGLILILSQGVPPEPQPDPVTPAVVTRPVPPISGGDDQAWINLLPQINLDSEVVAGSWERTADGLRVEAMEGARLMLPYQPPREYELEVSFTRLSGTQSIALLFVDGSGSAAYDIDGWGENLVGIQNIDGRNMNQDRTGVSRFSLANGERYTALLRVRRDRVDAYLNGDLMTTYHGDGANLSMLELWRLPRPALGIGAYDCETVFHQVRIRNLSN, encoded by the coding sequence ATGTCCGAGGTCGACCCGCTGCACCCGACACGCGAACAGCTCGAATCCTTCTTCCATGGCACGCTGCCGGAAGAACAGCGCCAAGCGATCGAAGACCACGTCGCCGAGTGCGATCAGTGCTGCGACGTACTGCGCCAAACGCCGCCTGACGCGCTGGCCGAACGAATGCACGCCGCCCATTCGACGATGCTCGACCCAACGCCTGGGGCGAGGCCGGCCGTCGAAGCTCCCGCGCCGCAAGTTCCGCCCCAGCTGCGCGATCATCCTCGCTATCGAATCATTCGCCGACTTGGCGCCGGCGGCATGGGGGTCGTCTACCAGGCCGAACATCGCCTGATGGAACGCCCCGTCGCGCTGAAGGTGATCCACGGCAAGCTGGTCAGTAACGAAATCGCCATCGAGCGGTTTCGCCAGGAAGTGAAGGCGGCTGCACGATTGTCGCATCGCAATATCGTCACCGCCTACGACGCCGAACAAGCGGAAGATATTCACTTCCTGGTGATGGAATACATCGACGGGGTGAGCCTGGCCGAGATCGTCGAACGCCGCGGGCGATTGTCGCTGTTGCACGCATGCAACTTCGTCCTGCAAGCGGCGCAAGGCCTGCAGCACGCGCATGAGCAAGGGATGGTTCACCGCGACATCAAGCCGCAGAACATGATGCGCACCTCGCGCGGGATCATCAAGATTCTGGACTTTGGCCTCGCGCGACTCGCCGAAAATGAAACGGGCGACGGCCGTTTGACCGAAGACTTCGCCACGCTCGGCACCCCTGACTACATCGCTCCCGAGCAAGCGCACGACTCCAAAAGCGCCGACATTCGCTCCGACATCTACAGCCTAGGCTGTACGCTCTACTTTCTGCTCGCCGGCCAGGTTCCCTTTCCCAAGGGGACGTCGCTCGACAAAGTGATCTCGCATAGCGAGCGTCAACCGACGCCGCTGATTCAGTTACGACCTGATGTTCCGCCGGAAGTGGCGAACATCGTCGAACGGATGATGGCCAAAGACCCTGCCGAGCGATTTCAAACGCCGGCCGAAGTGGTCGAAGCGCTCCGACCTTTCGGACGCCCCGATGCCGAACGAAGTAAGGACGAGGGAAAGACTCTCACTGGCCAAACGATGGCGACTCCGCTCGACCTGACGATCCAACCCTCCGCCAAACCAGCGATCTCCACTCGTACCAAGAATCGCGCGCCCAACGGCGCCAAGAAGTACTGGATGCCTTTATTGGCCGGCGGCGGCATCGTGGTGCTGTTAGGGCTGATCCTGATCCTCTCGCAAGGCGTACCTCCCGAACCGCAGCCAGATCCAGTGACGCCGGCAGTGGTCACTCGCCCCGTTCCACCGATTTCCGGCGGTGACGACCAAGCCTGGATCAATCTATTACCGCAGATCAATCTCGACTCGGAGGTGGTCGCCGGTTCGTGGGAAAGAACCGCTGATGGATTGCGCGTGGAGGCGATGGAAGGCGCCCGGCTGATGCTTCCGTACCAGCCGCCGCGCGAGTACGAGTTGGAAGTCTCCTTCACGCGGCTATCCGGCACGCAGTCAATCGCCCTCCTCTTCGTCGATGGTTCCGGTAGCGCCGCCTACGACATTGACGGGTGGGGAGAAAACCTGGTCGGGATCCAGAATATCGACGGCCGCAATATGAACCAGGACCGGACCGGCGTCAGCCGCTTTTCACTGGCGAACGGCGAGCGTTACACCGCTCTGCTCCGCGTTCGGCGCGACCGAGTCGACGCCTATTTGAACGGTGACCTCATGACTACCTACCACGGTGACGGCGCGAACCTGAGCATGCTCGAGCTGTGGCGATTGCCCCGGCCGGCGCTAGGAATCGGCGCCTACGACTGCGAAACGGTCTTCCACCAGGTTCGGATCCGCAATCTCTCGAATTAG
- a CDS encoding RNA polymerase sigma factor yields the protein MDTSASFLNSLQLVSDDEAWNRLVGLYSPLIRGWLRRFGAATDDIDDVVQEVLTVVFRRFPEFERQPRVGAFRSWLRTITANCLRDHWRKRNRRAAAVGGSEFVQMIDQLEDPHSGVSQLWNREHDQYVIQYLLEEVRSNFTPQTWRAFERFALEGKSADEVSQELGISVNAVFIAKSRVMSCLRKQGAGLIDSLDD from the coding sequence ATGGATACGTCCGCCAGTTTCCTCAACTCGCTCCAACTGGTTTCGGACGACGAAGCGTGGAATCGCCTGGTCGGGCTCTACTCGCCGTTGATCCGCGGTTGGTTGCGACGCTTCGGCGCCGCGACCGATGACATCGACGACGTCGTGCAGGAAGTGCTGACGGTCGTCTTTCGCCGCTTTCCCGAGTTCGAGCGTCAGCCGCGTGTCGGCGCGTTTCGCAGTTGGCTGCGCACGATCACTGCGAATTGCCTGCGCGATCATTGGCGGAAACGGAATCGTCGCGCGGCTGCGGTCGGGGGAAGCGAATTTGTGCAGATGATCGATCAGCTGGAAGATCCCCATAGTGGCGTGAGCCAACTTTGGAATCGAGAACATGATCAGTACGTGATACAATATCTGCTGGAAGAAGTTCGTTCGAACTTCACACCGCAAACCTGGCGAGCCTTCGAGCGTTTCGCCTTGGAAGGAAAGTCGGCCGATGAGGTGAGCCAGGAACTCGGCATTTCGGTCAACGCCGTTTTCATCGCCAAGTCGCGGGTCATGTCCTGCTTGCGGAAACAAGGCGCGGGACTCATCGATTCCCTGGACGACTAG
- a CDS encoding glyoxalase superfamily protein produces MKVHRIVPNIQTADPALAKRFYHDILGLEVLMDFGWIATYGSDQAMTVQVSFLSQGGNDTPVPDLSIEVDSVDEAHAAFVAAGFTIEYGPVDEPWGVRRFYVRDPFGKLVNILAHA; encoded by the coding sequence ATGAAAGTCCACCGCATCGTCCCCAACATCCAGACCGCGGATCCTGCCCTGGCCAAGCGGTTCTATCATGACATCCTCGGCCTGGAGGTGCTGATGGACTTTGGCTGGATCGCTACCTATGGTTCCGATCAAGCGATGACGGTCCAGGTCAGCTTTCTCTCGCAAGGGGGAAACGACACGCCGGTCCCGGACCTTTCGATTGAAGTCGACAGCGTCGACGAGGCGCATGCAGCGTTTGTCGCGGCGGGGTTTACGATCGAATATGGTCCGGTCGATGAACCATGGGGCGTGCGACGGTTCTATGTCCGCGACCCGTTTGGCAAGCTGGTCAATATTTTGGCGCATGCCTGA
- a CDS encoding cytochrome c oxidase assembly protein has product MNADFLSAIGSSWQFSPGVLFALVMSGWIYVRGWRRLRERGSTRFPVWRLSAFLGALLSIFLALQSPLDALAPFSLQFHMAQHLLLMLVAPPLVWLGSPELPMLAGLPKWFRDEWVRPFARVRSLRMALDWLFRPQIAFIAYTATLWIWHAPGCYQLALESEFWHRVEHAMFLSASLLFWHPVMQPYPHRVTYSRWLLVPYLFLAGVQGTILSGILSFSPRVLYPHYDAAPNLWNITPLEDQALAGAMMWIPTSIAYIAALFWIVAEQMSSGRVSARRRERHRPIAVFHRSQKQVGPRTSLWAPLLQPRAVRVTLRWVMFGLAAIVIVDGFSGPQISPLNLAGVAPWIHWRALLVITLIVGGNFFCAVCPFTALRGFARRLKLNFAFPKSLQNKWPAVVLLAIFFWAYEAFSLWDRPAWTAGIILGFFVVALAFDLLFANAPFCKYVCPIGQFNFVQSLVSPSQVAARSTDVCAGCRTRDCLAGNAASPGCQLSLFIPKKQGNLDCTFCLDCADACPHQNITLVQLRVGADLVSDQQRSGVGKYSQRFDLAALILVLFFAALLNAAWMTAPMVNVEESLTQLIGWGRLPVVTIGMLLGLLALPWLLMQAIGKATSPTASWQTTVMRFAPALVPLGLGMWTAHYTFHFFTSGDSLVWATERMANDRLATDFLIGGGECSCCTASSIAWLLPLELLLLDIGLCLSLWAAYRIAQRETPQLALRTFAPWGAFLVLFFLACVWVLLQPMEMRGAYVAGL; this is encoded by the coding sequence TTGAACGCCGACTTTCTGAGTGCGATTGGAAGCTCGTGGCAATTCTCGCCCGGCGTTCTCTTCGCGCTCGTCATGAGCGGTTGGATCTACGTTCGCGGCTGGCGACGCTTGCGGGAACGAGGCTCCACCCGCTTCCCGGTTTGGCGGCTCAGCGCGTTTCTTGGCGCTTTGCTCTCGATCTTTCTCGCCTTACAATCGCCGCTCGACGCGCTGGCGCCCTTCTCGCTGCAATTCCACATGGCGCAGCACTTGCTTTTGATGTTGGTCGCGCCGCCGCTGGTCTGGCTCGGCTCGCCTGAGCTGCCAATGTTGGCCGGCTTGCCGAAGTGGTTCCGGGACGAGTGGGTTCGCCCCTTCGCCCGCGTGCGAAGTTTACGGATGGCGCTCGATTGGCTCTTTCGCCCGCAGATCGCGTTTATCGCCTATACGGCGACTCTTTGGATTTGGCATGCGCCAGGCTGCTATCAACTGGCGCTCGAGAGCGAATTCTGGCACCGAGTCGAACATGCGATGTTCCTCTCGGCGTCGCTCCTCTTCTGGCATCCGGTGATGCAACCTTATCCGCATCGCGTTACCTACTCGCGATGGCTGTTAGTTCCGTATCTCTTCTTGGCCGGCGTCCAGGGAACGATCCTCTCCGGAATCTTGTCCTTCTCGCCGCGGGTCCTTTATCCGCATTACGACGCCGCACCGAACCTGTGGAACATCACGCCGCTGGAAGACCAGGCGCTCGCCGGCGCGATGATGTGGATCCCAACTTCCATCGCCTACATCGCCGCGCTCTTCTGGATCGTCGCCGAACAGATGTCGAGCGGTCGCGTTTCGGCGAGAAGGCGCGAACGTCATCGCCCGATCGCAGTCTTCCACCGCTCGCAAAAACAAGTTGGACCACGCACGTCGCTGTGGGCGCCGCTATTGCAACCAAGAGCCGTACGCGTGACGCTACGGTGGGTGATGTTTGGACTAGCGGCGATTGTTATCGTCGACGGCTTTAGCGGTCCGCAGATCTCGCCGCTCAATCTGGCCGGCGTCGCTCCGTGGATTCATTGGCGAGCGCTCCTGGTGATCACGCTAATCGTCGGCGGCAACTTCTTCTGTGCAGTCTGTCCGTTCACGGCGCTGCGAGGATTCGCTCGAAGGCTGAAACTCAACTTCGCGTTTCCCAAGTCGCTACAAAACAAATGGCCCGCCGTCGTGCTGCTGGCGATCTTCTTCTGGGCGTACGAAGCGTTTTCGCTCTGGGATCGTCCCGCCTGGACGGCCGGGATCATCCTTGGCTTTTTTGTCGTCGCGCTGGCGTTCGACCTCCTCTTCGCCAACGCGCCGTTTTGCAAATACGTCTGCCCGATCGGGCAGTTCAATTTCGTGCAGTCGCTTGTTTCTCCCAGTCAGGTTGCGGCTCGTTCGACCGACGTTTGCGCCGGTTGTCGTACTCGCGATTGCCTGGCCGGAAATGCCGCTTCCCCCGGCTGCCAACTCTCCCTTTTCATCCCGAAGAAGCAAGGCAATCTCGATTGCACGTTTTGCCTCGACTGCGCTGACGCGTGCCCCCATCAAAACATCACGCTGGTGCAATTACGCGTCGGCGCCGATCTGGTGAGCGATCAGCAGCGTTCCGGCGTCGGCAAGTATTCGCAGCGTTTCGACCTGGCGGCGCTGATTTTAGTCCTCTTCTTTGCGGCGCTGTTGAACGCGGCCTGGATGACGGCGCCGATGGTCAACGTGGAAGAGTCGCTCACGCAGCTGATTGGCTGGGGACGATTGCCAGTCGTGACAATTGGTATGCTCTTGGGTCTGCTCGCTCTTCCCTGGCTGCTGATGCAAGCGATTGGCAAAGCGACGTCACCCACCGCTTCCTGGCAAACGACGGTAATGCGATTCGCGCCGGCGCTCGTTCCGCTCGGCCTCGGCATGTGGACCGCCCATTACACGTTTCACTTCTTCACCAGCGGCGATTCGCTTGTCTGGGCGACCGAGCGGATGGCGAACGATCGTCTGGCGACCGACTTTTTGATCGGCGGGGGCGAGTGCAGTTGCTGCACGGCCAGTTCCATCGCGTGGCTTTTGCCGCTGGAGCTGCTACTGCTCGATATCGGACTCTGTCTCTCGCTGTGGGCCGCATATCGCATCGCTCAGCGAGAAACGCCGCAGTTGGCGCTCCGCACCTTCGCACCATGGGGCGCATTCCTGGTTCTCTTCTTCCTCGCTTGCGTCTGGGTACTGCTGCAACCGATGGAAATGCGAGGCGCCTATGTCGCCGGTTTGTAA
- a CDS encoding cytochrome b N-terminal domain-containing protein: MNTIKQIWDWLEHRLELRDSLWPVMRHPVPAALAKPVGWWYVFGSMTLTFLMLQIVTGICLAMVYQPTAEDAYASLEYLNYEAPFGWLMRAIHYWSATGMVVMLFVHMSQVFLMGAFKYPRELTWLVGVGLLAMTLGLAFTGQVLRYDGDSYWGVSVAVAAAGRVPWLGPSIVHFILGGEYIGSETLSRFFTLHVFILPGLLFSLLAVHLYLVVKRGISEPPTPGEPVDKATYHEQYEQLLEKGIPFFPHALYRDGVACAMAVLIVVGLAVVFGPKGPGEIPDPTLIHAEPRPDWYFLPIFALAALSPPSMETFLMLGLPVIGLGALLAVPFVAGTGERSARRRPVAVLTVLVSFVTLMILGWYGATSPWSPDMQAWSDAPVPENIVQKLTPLELQGAIVFQNKCCRNCHALEGSGGHRGPDLTDVGSRMNPDAMVRQVVQGGGNMPAYAQQMNSAEVEALVSFLVKLRPEGMPPAAVPSAPAETLAAVKATP; this comes from the coding sequence ATGAACACGATCAAGCAAATCTGGGACTGGCTCGAACATCGGCTCGAGCTGCGCGATTCGCTCTGGCCGGTGATGCGTCACCCGGTTCCGGCGGCGCTCGCCAAGCCGGTCGGCTGGTGGTACGTCTTTGGCAGCATGACCCTCACCTTTCTGATGCTGCAAATCGTGACCGGCATCTGTTTGGCGATGGTCTATCAACCGACCGCCGAAGACGCCTACGCGAGTCTCGAATACCTGAACTACGAAGCGCCGTTCGGTTGGCTGATGCGGGCAATCCACTACTGGTCGGCGACCGGCATGGTGGTGATGCTCTTCGTCCACATGTCGCAAGTCTTTCTGATGGGCGCCTTCAAGTACCCGCGCGAACTGACCTGGTTGGTCGGCGTTGGCCTGTTGGCGATGACGCTGGGTCTGGCCTTCACTGGTCAGGTCCTCCGTTACGACGGCGACTCGTACTGGGGCGTCAGCGTGGCGGTCGCCGCTGCGGGACGCGTTCCCTGGCTTGGCCCATCGATCGTCCATTTCATTCTCGGCGGCGAGTACATCGGCAGCGAAACGCTCAGCCGCTTTTTCACGCTCCACGTTTTCATCTTGCCGGGCCTGTTGTTCTCGCTGTTGGCGGTTCACCTGTACCTGGTGGTGAAGCGTGGGATCTCGGAACCGCCGACTCCCGGCGAGCCGGTCGACAAAGCGACCTACCACGAGCAATACGAACAGCTGCTCGAAAAAGGGATCCCCTTCTTTCCGCATGCTCTCTATCGCGACGGCGTCGCCTGCGCCATGGCGGTATTAATCGTGGTCGGCTTGGCGGTGGTCTTCGGTCCCAAGGGTCCCGGCGAAATTCCTGACCCCACGTTGATTCACGCCGAGCCCCGTCCCGACTGGTACTTCCTGCCGATCTTTGCGCTCGCCGCGCTCTCGCCGCCGTCGATGGAAACCTTCCTGATGCTCGGCTTGCCGGTGATCGGATTAGGCGCGCTGTTGGCGGTTCCGTTTGTCGCTGGCACGGGAGAACGGAGCGCACGCCGCCGCCCTGTCGCCGTCCTGACGGTGCTGGTCTCATTCGTGACGCTGATGATCCTGGGCTGGTATGGCGCCACTTCTCCTTGGTCGCCTGACATGCAGGCCTGGAGTGACGCCCCGGTTCCCGAAAACATCGTGCAAAAACTGACGCCGCTCGAACTGCAAGGGGCGATCGTCTTCCAGAACAAATGCTGCCGCAACTGTCACGCCCTCGAAGGCTCTGGCGGTCATCGCGGTCCTGATCTGACCGACGTCGGCTCCCGGATGAATCCCGATGCGATGGTTCGCCAGGTCGTCCAGGGGGGCGGCAACATGCCGGCCTACGCGCAGCAGATGAACAGCGCCGAAGTGGAAGCTCTGGTCTCGTTCCTGGTGAAGTTGCGCCCCGAGGGAATGCCGCCGGCGGCCGTTCCTTCCGCTCCGGCCGAGACGCTCGCCGCCGTCAAAGCGACTCCTTGA
- a CDS encoding QcrA and Rieske domain-containing protein: protein MTHSTSNSNPPDEERRGLLKWSAILLGSLATAAAGIPIVGFLLGPLRKRDDQWTTAGKVEDFPVGQTRLVDLQNPLHGLGDGDAGKIAIYVRRADEATFQIFAVNCTHLGCPVNWLADAGLFMCPCHGGVFYEDGSHASGPPPRGLYQYEHRLEKGDLLVKLGHLPTLQQPG, encoded by the coding sequence ATGACGCACTCGACATCCAACTCGAATCCTCCCGACGAAGAACGTCGCGGCCTGCTGAAGTGGAGCGCCATCCTCCTGGGAAGTCTGGCGACTGCAGCCGCCGGAATTCCGATCGTCGGCTTCCTGCTCGGTCCGCTGCGCAAACGGGATGACCAATGGACGACCGCCGGCAAAGTCGAAGACTTCCCGGTCGGACAGACGCGTCTGGTCGACTTGCAAAACCCGCTGCATGGCCTGGGTGACGGCGACGCCGGCAAGATCGCGATCTACGTGCGCCGCGCCGATGAAGCGACCTTCCAGATCTTCGCCGTTAACTGCACGCATCTCGGCTGCCCCGTCAATTGGCTGGCTGACGCGGGGCTGTTCATGTGCCCTTGTCACGGCGGCGTTTTTTACGAAGACGGCTCGCACGCGTCGGGGCCGCCGCCGCGGGGACTTTATCAGTACGAACATCGCCTGGAAAAAGGGGACCTGCTGGTGAAGCTGGGACACCTGCCGACCCTTCAGCAACCTGGTTAA
- a CDS encoding c-type cytochrome, whose product MARTNAYAPFATLLFAALLVGCGKPDPADRFVRPEDVTDFVQLFQTNCSGCHGAAGKLGPAPPLDDPLFQVIVSDEQLHQTIANGRPGTLMPAFEKSQGGALTADQVQIMVAGIRETWKPNAVSSSNLPPYQVSVEDPAGLKTANVKTGEELFETSCAKCHGDAGVGEKEEAGPLDDPALARLMSDIVLRRLIITGRPDLKMPDFTTTGKHSHTGEPFTSEQISDIAAYVRSLQKPTAAATEREVEQETAN is encoded by the coding sequence ATGGCTAGAACGAACGCCTACGCTCCTTTCGCGACGCTGCTGTTCGCCGCGCTGCTGGTCGGCTGCGGCAAGCCCGACCCGGCCGATCGTTTCGTTCGTCCCGAAGACGTCACCGATTTCGTTCAGCTCTTCCAGACCAACTGCTCCGGCTGTCACGGCGCCGCAGGCAAACTCGGCCCCGCGCCGCCGCTCGACGATCCTCTGTTCCAAGTGATCGTCAGCGACGAACAGTTGCACCAGACGATCGCCAACGGCCGCCCCGGCACACTGATGCCGGCGTTTGAAAAGAGCCAAGGTGGCGCGCTCACCGCCGACCAGGTGCAAATCATGGTCGCTGGAATTCGCGAGACCTGGAAACCGAACGCAGTCTCTTCGAGCAACCTTCCTCCGTATCAAGTTTCGGTCGAGGATCCGGCCGGCTTGAAAACGGCGAACGTGAAAACCGGCGAAGAGTTGTTCGAAACCTCCTGCGCCAAGTGTCACGGCGACGCCGGCGTTGGCGAGAAAGAGGAGGCCGGGCCGCTCGACGATCCGGCGCTCGCTCGCTTGATGAGCGACATCGTCCTCCGCCGTTTGATCATCACCGGTCGCCCTGATCTGAAAATGCCCGACTTCACGACGACCGGAAAACATTCGCATACCGGCGAGCCGTTCACCTCGGAGCAGATTTCCGACATCGCCGCCTACGTTCGCTCGCTGCAAAAGCCGACCGCTGCCGCCACGGAGCGCGAAGTGGAACAAGAAACCGCCAACTGA
- a CDS encoding cytochrome c oxidase subunit 3: MSKSTADEALELPPVESSEFPLTTAQVGMAAFLCSEAAFFSTLVVSYLIYLGQDQSGPTPAESLSLTRAVINSAFLLGSSGTIMLAMNSRKANSLGGFSVWMFVTIALGVMFLVGTAYEWEELIYKDGLTISRNLFGTTFFTLIGFHAFHVTIGLVLLTIITCLERAGRFSAKSEAPELVSWYWHFVDAVWIVIFGVVYWMGT; the protein is encoded by the coding sequence ATGAGTAAGTCAACCGCCGACGAAGCCCTTGAACTACCGCCGGTCGAAAGCAGTGAATTTCCGCTGACGACTGCGCAGGTCGGAATGGCGGCGTTCCTCTGCTCCGAAGCGGCGTTCTTCAGCACGTTGGTCGTCTCCTATTTGATCTACCTTGGTCAGGATCAAAGCGGTCCGACCCCGGCCGAATCGCTCAGCTTGACGCGCGCCGTGATCAATAGCGCGTTTCTGCTCGGCAGTAGCGGCACAATCATGTTGGCGATGAACAGCCGCAAAGCGAACAGCCTTGGCGGGTTTAGCGTTTGGATGTTCGTGACGATCGCGCTCGGCGTGATGTTTTTGGTCGGCACCGCCTACGAATGGGAAGAGCTGATCTACAAGGACGGTCTGACGATCAGTCGCAATCTGTTCGGAACGACGTTCTTCACGTTGATCGGCTTCCACGCGTTTCACGTCACGATCGGTCTGGTCTTGCTGACGATCATCACTTGCCTGGAACGGGCCGGTCGCTTCTCTGCAAAGAGCGAAGCTCCGGAACTCGTCTCTTGGTATTGGCACTTTGTCGATGCGGTCTGGATCGTGATTTTCGGCGTCGTTTATTGGATGGGAACGTAA
- the ctaD gene encoding cytochrome c oxidase subunit I, with protein MAIAESGQSSASSPLVTQLHGWVTTVDHKRIGIMYILMSFFFMVVGGIEALLIRMQLWVPDNTLIGPDTFNQLFTMHGTTMIFFVVMPMLTGIANYLVPLMIGCRDVAFPRLNALGFWLSLFGGCILYTCYFTGDALYGLGSAPDVGWFAYAPLTSPAYARGGAVDYWILGTSVSGVGALTFAVNLVATILTMRAPGMKLNQVPLFVWMMLIDAWLILVAFPPLTAAQIMLILDRYAGAHFFDPQSGGSALLWQHLFWFFGHPEVYIMVLPAFGIISEIIPVFSRKVIFGYASMAAATAAIGLISLGVWAHHMFTVGLDDRLDAYFSAASFLIAIPTGIKVFNWTATLYGGRLQMRTPMLFALGFLSMFLIGGLTGIMLATVPVDWQVSDSYFLVAHFHYVLFGGSLFALMGGCYYWFPKATGKMLSEKLGLWHFWLLFIGFNLLFGPMHISGILGMPRRVYTYQAGQGWEFWNQVSTVGAFIMGFGILFFFINIAVSLRSGKKAGDDPWDAWTLEWATSSPPPSYNFEQILAVRSRRPLWDLKHPEDPDWKYE; from the coding sequence ATGGCGATCGCCGAATCAGGACAATCGAGCGCATCGTCGCCGCTGGTCACGCAACTGCACGGTTGGGTCACCACGGTCGACCACAAGCGCATCGGGATTATGTACATCCTGATGAGCTTCTTCTTCATGGTGGTTGGCGGTATTGAAGCGCTGCTGATCCGGATGCAGCTGTGGGTTCCCGACAACACGCTGATCGGCCCGGACACCTTCAACCAGCTCTTTACGATGCACGGCACGACGATGATCTTCTTCGTCGTGATGCCGATGCTGACCGGCATCGCCAATTACCTGGTGCCGCTGATGATCGGTTGCCGCGACGTCGCCTTTCCGCGTTTGAACGCGCTCGGCTTCTGGCTCTCGCTCTTTGGCGGCTGCATCCTTTACACCTGCTACTTTACCGGCGACGCGCTCTACGGACTCGGTTCGGCGCCGGACGTCGGCTGGTTCGCTTACGCTCCTCTCACTTCGCCGGCGTACGCACGCGGCGGCGCCGTCGACTACTGGATCTTGGGAACTTCGGTCAGCGGCGTTGGCGCCCTGACCTTCGCCGTCAATCTGGTCGCCACCATCCTGACGATGCGGGCTCCCGGCATGAAGCTGAATCAGGTTCCTTTGTTCGTTTGGATGATGTTGATCGACGCATGGCTGATTCTGGTCGCGTTTCCTCCACTGACGGCGGCGCAGATCATGCTGATCCTTGATCGGTATGCCGGGGCGCACTTCTTTGATCCGCAAAGCGGCGGTTCGGCGCTGCTCTGGCAACACTTGTTCTGGTTCTTCGGGCATCCCGAGGTTTACATCATGGTGTTGCCGGCGTTCGGCATCATCTCCGAGATCATCCCGGTCTTCTCTCGCAAGGTGATCTTCGGCTACGCGTCGATGGCGGCGGCGACCGCGGCGATCGGTTTGATCAGCCTGGGCGTTTGGGCGCATCACATGTTCACGGTTGGCTTGGATGATCGGCTCGACGCCTATTTTTCAGCCGCGAGCTTTTTGATCGCGATCCCGACCGGCATCAAAGTCTTCAACTGGACGGCGACTCTCTACGGCGGTCGGTTGCAGATGCGCACGCCGATGTTGTTCGCCCTCGGTTTCCTCAGCATGTTTTTGATCGGCGGTTTGACCGGCATCATGCTGGCGACCGTTCCCGTCGACTGGCAAGTCTCGGACAGTTACTTCCTGGTCGCCCACTTCCACTACGTGCTCTTCGGCGGCAGCTTGTTCGCGCTGATGGGAGGCTGCTACTACTGGTTCCCGAAAGCGACCGGCAAAATGCTCAGTGAGAAGCTCGGCCTCTGGCACTTCTGGCTCCTCTTCATCGGGTTCAATCTGCTGTTCGGGCCGATGCATATCTCCGGCATCCTCGGCATGCCGCGCCGCGTTTACACCTACCAGGCGGGACAAGGCTGGGAGTTCTGGAATCAGGTTTCGACGGTCGGCGCCTTCATCATGGGCTTCGGCATTCTCTTCTTCTTTATCAACATCGCCGTCTCGCTTCGCTCAGGCAAAAAAGCAGGAGACGATCCGTGGGACGCATGGACGCTGGAATGGGCGACCAGCAGTCCACCGCCGTCGTACAACTTTGAACAAATCCTCGCGGTCCGCAGCCGGCGTCCGCTTTGGGATCTGAAACATCCGGAAGACCCGGACTGGAAATATGAGTAA